A window of Streptomyces sp. DG1A-41 contains these coding sequences:
- a CDS encoding urease accessory protein UreD: MGGTSVKSAGVRSVARIVARDDGRGGTALPVLESDGPLALRRTRGSGAEARVMLVGAMSGPLGGDHFTVRARVEEGARLSVGSAAATIALPGQAKGEARYDVRLDVTDRAELHWLPEQLISAHGSDLYVTTRIALAATARLVLREEQVLGRAGEEPGRLTSRLTVRVAGQVVLDQELACGPGAPGGWDGPAVLAGHRAVGQLVVVRPEFAAEPVPARALGEGASVVPLAGPAALVTAVAPDALRLRRLLDEALASLMYR; encoded by the coding sequence GTGGGCGGCACGAGCGTGAAAAGCGCCGGGGTGCGGTCCGTCGCGAGGATCGTCGCCCGGGACGACGGCCGGGGCGGGACCGCCCTGCCCGTGCTGGAGAGCGACGGGCCGTTGGCGCTGCGGCGTACCCGCGGGAGTGGCGCCGAGGCGCGGGTGATGCTGGTCGGAGCGATGAGCGGGCCGCTCGGCGGCGACCACTTCACCGTGCGGGCCCGGGTGGAGGAGGGAGCGCGGCTGTCCGTCGGCTCGGCCGCCGCCACCATCGCCCTGCCCGGGCAGGCCAAGGGAGAGGCCCGCTACGACGTCCGGCTCGACGTCACCGACCGGGCCGAACTGCACTGGCTGCCCGAGCAGTTGATCTCCGCCCACGGCAGCGACCTCTACGTCACGACCCGGATCGCGCTCGCCGCCACGGCCCGGCTCGTGCTGCGCGAGGAGCAGGTGCTCGGACGGGCCGGTGAGGAGCCCGGGCGGCTGACGAGCCGGCTGACCGTGCGGGTCGCCGGACAGGTCGTGCTCGACCAGGAACTGGCTTGCGGGCCCGGCGCGCCGGGCGGCTGGGACGGCCCGGCGGTGCTAGCGGGTCACCGGGCTGTCGGGCAACTGGTCGTCGTACGTCCGGAGTTCGCCGCCGAGCCGGTGCCGGCCCGGGCACTCGGGGAAGGGGCCTCGGTCGTCCCGCTCGCCGGTCCCGCCGCCCTGGTGACCGCCGTGGCGCCGGACGCGCTGCGGCTGCGACGGCTGCTCGACGAGGCGCTGGCGTCTCTCATGTATAGGTAG
- a CDS encoding lysophospholipid acyltransferase family protein has protein sequence MFYYLLKYVLLGPLLRLVFRPRIEGLEHVPSEGAAIIAGNHLSFSDHFLMPAVLKRRITFLAKAEYFTGPGIKGRLTASFFRSAGQIPVDRSGKDAGQAAIREGLGVLSKDELLGIYPEGTRSHDGRLYKGKVGVAVMALKAGVPVVPCAMIGTFEAQPPGKVIPNIHPVVIRFGKPLDFSRYEGMENEKAILRAVTDEIMYAILSLSGQEYVDQYAAVVKAEEAAAAKERKFPRLPLT, from the coding sequence TTGTTCTACTACCTGCTGAAATACGTGCTGCTCGGACCGCTGCTGAGACTGGTCTTCCGGCCTCGAATAGAAGGCCTGGAGCACGTTCCGTCGGAGGGCGCCGCCATCATCGCCGGCAATCACCTGTCGTTCTCGGACCACTTCCTGATGCCCGCGGTCCTCAAGCGGCGCATCACCTTCCTCGCGAAGGCCGAGTACTTCACGGGCCCGGGCATCAAGGGCCGCCTTACGGCGTCGTTCTTCCGCAGCGCCGGGCAGATCCCCGTCGACCGCTCCGGCAAGGACGCCGGGCAGGCCGCGATCCGCGAGGGCCTCGGCGTGCTGAGCAAGGACGAGCTGCTCGGCATCTATCCGGAGGGCACGCGCTCGCACGACGGCCGGCTCTACAAGGGCAAGGTGGGCGTCGCGGTCATGGCCCTCAAGGCGGGCGTCCCGGTCGTCCCCTGCGCGATGATCGGCACCTTCGAGGCCCAGCCGCCCGGCAAGGTCATCCCCAACATCCACCCGGTCGTGATCCGCTTCGGCAAGCCCCTCGACTTCTCCCGCTACGAGGGCATGGAGAACGAGAAGGCCATCCTGCGCGCCGTCACCGACGAGATCATGTACGCGATCCTCTCCCTGTCCGGGCAGGAGTACGTCGACCAGTACGCGGCCGTCGTGAAGGCCGAGGAGGCCGCCGCCGCGAAGGAGCGGAAGTTCCCGCGTCTGCCGCTCACTTGA
- a CDS encoding WHG domain-containing protein: METPKRRERMRAQMSAEVRAAARHIITHHGIDALTLAEIARRVGVTPAALYHHFEGGLPEIVYQVSEDIVDDLVQALQSAADSYPRDNFAMRLIEPVRALRTWAITHQPEFNLLFGTPSAVAGDAHAELTSAWVRRLAAVWGPIFVQLWAECRFPVLDEDEMDPRLRQQMQDYRADTGVDLPPGAMVVMLSCWRSLYGQIALEVFGHFAPLFSDQEPMFELLMQDLMRGMGLEDQYQPPTR; the protein is encoded by the coding sequence ATGGAGACACCGAAGCGCCGGGAACGGATGCGAGCTCAGATGTCCGCGGAGGTGCGAGCTGCCGCTCGCCACATCATCACTCACCACGGCATCGATGCCCTCACTCTTGCCGAGATCGCTCGACGCGTCGGTGTAACCCCTGCTGCGCTCTACCACCACTTCGAGGGCGGACTGCCAGAGATCGTGTACCAGGTCTCAGAGGACATCGTCGATGATCTGGTACAAGCCCTTCAGTCCGCAGCCGATTCCTATCCCAGAGACAACTTCGCGATGCGGCTGATCGAGCCAGTGCGTGCGCTCCGAACCTGGGCAATTACGCACCAGCCCGAATTCAACCTGCTGTTCGGCACGCCATCCGCCGTTGCTGGTGACGCCCACGCCGAGCTGACCAGCGCCTGGGTGCGGCGACTCGCCGCCGTCTGGGGTCCGATCTTCGTGCAGCTGTGGGCGGAATGCCGGTTCCCGGTCCTCGACGAGGATGAGATGGACCCCCGTCTACGGCAGCAGATGCAGGACTACCGAGCAGACACCGGCGTGGACCTTCCCCCCGGCGCGATGGTGGTGATGCTGAGCTGCTGGCGGTCGCTCTACGGCCAAATCGCGTTGGAGGTCTTCGGGCACTTCGCCCCCCTCTTCTCCGACCAGGAGCCCATGTTCGAGCTGCTGATGCAAGACCTGATGCGTGGCATGGGTCTCGAAGACCAGTACCAGCCGCCGACCAGATAA
- the ureG gene encoding urease accessory protein UreG codes for MHLDHDHTHDGPGAVSADALRPDGSRRALRIGLGGPVGSGKTATVAALCRALRDELSLAVVTNDIYTREDAEFLLREAVLPPERITAVETGACPHTAIRDDISANLEAVEDLEDAVGPLDLVLVESGGDNLTATFSKGLVDAQIFVIDVAGGDDIPRKGGPGVTTADLLVVNKTDLAPYVGSDLARMAADAKAQRAELPVVFQSLRSEAAVTDVAAWVRAQLAAWAARA; via the coding sequence ATGCACCTCGACCACGACCACACCCACGACGGCCCCGGCGCCGTGAGCGCCGACGCCCTCCGGCCCGACGGCAGCCGCCGTGCCCTGCGCATCGGACTCGGCGGGCCCGTCGGGTCCGGGAAGACCGCAACCGTCGCCGCCCTGTGCCGCGCGTTGCGGGACGAGTTGTCCCTCGCGGTCGTCACCAACGACATCTACACCCGCGAGGACGCCGAGTTCCTGCTCCGGGAGGCCGTGCTGCCGCCCGAGCGGATCACCGCGGTGGAGACGGGAGCCTGCCCGCACACCGCGATCCGGGACGACATCTCCGCCAACCTGGAAGCGGTGGAGGACCTGGAGGACGCCGTCGGGCCGCTGGACCTCGTCCTCGTGGAGTCCGGTGGGGACAACCTCACCGCGACCTTCTCCAAGGGCCTCGTCGACGCGCAGATCTTCGTGATCGACGTGGCCGGGGGCGACGACATCCCGCGCAAGGGCGGGCCGGGCGTGACCACCGCCGACCTGCTCGTCGTCAACAAGACCGACCTCGCACCGTACGTCGGCTCCGACCTCGCGCGGATGGCGGCCGACGCCAAGGCGCAGCGGGCCGAACTGCCGGTCGTCTTCCAGTCGTTGCGGAGCGAGGCCGCAGTGACGGATGTCGCCGCGTGGGTGCGTGCGCAGCTCGCCGCGTGGGCGGCACGAGCGTGA
- a CDS encoding DUF6232 family protein — MKIENQVLWIGADAYPLRNVTATRRQVIEADRGGSVKSFVKSVLALFVAMVISVTAGETFSQTLKELAPSVSVLVFLILVVVLVKRLRTPDVHVLGIETPSTAETVIASTDWIKVHALNKQITEAISDPNTEFHVQIENLHIGDKITQHGGHNIGKQAG, encoded by the coding sequence GTGAAGATCGAAAATCAAGTGCTCTGGATCGGGGCGGACGCTTATCCGTTGCGGAACGTAACGGCCACTCGCCGCCAGGTCATTGAAGCCGATCGCGGGGGCAGCGTAAAGAGCTTCGTAAAATCTGTCCTCGCGCTTTTTGTTGCCATGGTCATTTCGGTGACAGCAGGCGAGACTTTTAGTCAGACGTTGAAGGAACTGGCGCCAAGCGTCTCGGTCCTCGTGTTTCTCATACTGGTCGTCGTGCTAGTGAAGAGGCTGCGCACGCCAGACGTCCACGTGCTGGGCATCGAGACGCCCAGCACAGCAGAGACTGTCATTGCAAGCACCGACTGGATTAAGGTACACGCCCTCAACAAGCAGATCACGGAAGCAATTAGCGACCCGAACACGGAATTCCATGTTCAGATCGAGAACCTGCACATTGGCGACAAAATCACGCAACACGGCGGCCACAACATCGGAAAGCAGGCTGGGTGA
- a CDS encoding urease subunit beta — protein sequence MIPGEILFADDPIAYNEDREVTRLTVLNAADRPVQVGSHYHFAEANPGLEFDRAAARGKRLNVAAGTAVRFEPGIPADVELVPLTGARVVPGLRGETGGALDA from the coding sequence ATGATTCCCGGAGAGATCCTCTTCGCCGACGACCCGATTGCCTACAACGAGGACCGCGAGGTCACCCGGCTCACCGTCCTCAACGCCGCCGACCGGCCCGTCCAGGTTGGCTCCCACTACCACTTCGCCGAGGCCAACCCCGGCCTGGAGTTCGACCGCGCCGCCGCACGCGGCAAGCGGCTGAACGTCGCCGCCGGCACGGCCGTGCGCTTCGAACCCGGGATCCCCGCCGACGTCGAACTCGTTCCGCTGACCGGCGCCCGTGTCGTGCCCGGTCTGCGCGGGGAGACCGGAGGTGCCCTCGATGCCTGA
- a CDS encoding Tn3 family transposase has protein sequence MAADGTHMDTYLDNLLAETSVRYGKPGGIAYHHISDTCIALFTHFIPCGVWEAVYIIEGLLKNASEVKPTTVHADTQGQSLPVFTLAHLLGFDLMPRIRNWKGLTFYRPSKQTEYVHIDALFGEAGKNVIDFDLIESQFRHLMRVAVSVREGVISSATLLKRLRSGSHKNATYTAFREVGRVIRTVQLLRYLTDAPLRRRVTAATNKVESFNRFSQWVGFGNRGVIADNDPVEQEKAMKFNALLTNAVIFHNALDIAEIVR, from the coding sequence GTGGCCGCCGACGGCACGCACATGGACACCTACCTGGACAACCTGCTCGCCGAGACGTCCGTGCGGTACGGCAAGCCGGGCGGCATCGCCTACCACCACATCTCGGATACCTGCATCGCGCTCTTCACGCACTTCATCCCGTGCGGGGTGTGGGAGGCCGTGTACATCATCGAGGGCCTGCTCAAGAACGCCTCCGAGGTCAAGCCCACCACCGTGCACGCCGACACCCAGGGCCAGTCGCTGCCTGTCTTCACCCTGGCCCACCTGCTGGGTTTCGACCTGATGCCCAGGATCAGGAACTGGAAGGGCCTGACCTTCTACCGGCCGTCCAAGCAGACCGAGTACGTGCACATCGATGCGCTGTTCGGCGAGGCGGGCAAGAACGTCATCGATTTCGACCTGATCGAGTCCCAGTTCCGGCACCTGATGCGGGTGGCCGTCTCCGTCCGCGAGGGCGTCATCTCCTCCGCGACGCTGCTGAAACGGCTACGCTCCGGCTCCCACAAGAACGCCACCTACACCGCGTTCCGTGAGGTCGGCCGTGTGATCCGCACCGTGCAACTGCTGCGGTACCTGACGGACGCGCCGCTGCGCCGGCGGGTGACCGCGGCGACGAACAAGGTGGAGTCGTTCAACAGGTTCTCGCAGTGGGTCGGCTTCGGCAACCGGGGCGTCATCGCCGACAACGACCCCGTCGAGCAGGAGAAGGCGATGAAGTTCAACGCCCTGCTCACCAACGCCGTCATCTTCCACAACGCCCTGGACATCGCCGAGATCGTCCGCTAG
- a CDS encoding urease subunit gamma, producing MQLTPHEQERLLIHVAADVAEKRRARGLRLNHPEAVALITSHILEGARDGRTVAELMSSGRTLLTRDDVMEGVPEMIHDVQVEATFPDGTKLVTVHEPIV from the coding sequence GTGCAACTGACCCCGCACGAGCAAGAGAGGCTGCTGATCCACGTGGCGGCCGACGTGGCCGAGAAGCGCCGGGCGCGTGGGCTCAGGCTCAACCACCCCGAGGCGGTCGCCCTCATCACGTCGCACATCCTCGAAGGTGCCCGTGACGGCCGTACCGTCGCCGAACTCATGTCTTCCGGACGCACGCTGCTCACCCGGGACGACGTCATGGAAGGCGTCCCGGAGATGATCCACGACGTACAGGTCGAGGCCACCTTCCCGGACGGCACCAAGCTCGTCACCGTCCACGAACCCATCGTCTGA
- a CDS encoding urease accessory UreF family protein — translation MSRAALLVLADGRFPAGGHAHSGGAEAAVKAGRIRGAASLADFCRGRLHTAGSVAAALAAAAALGIDPVALDRAADARTPSPALRAAARKLGRQLMRAARATWPSAELDALAREFPKGAHQPVVLGLAARAAGLGPVDAAYCAAYESVSGPATATVRLLSLDPFDATGVLARLAPELDRVVDRAVEAARRVVDEGVDVLPAGSAPLLEIGAEVHAGWPVRLFAS, via the coding sequence ATGTCACGTGCGGCACTTCTCGTCCTGGCCGACGGCCGCTTTCCCGCCGGCGGCCACGCCCACTCCGGCGGGGCTGAGGCGGCGGTCAAGGCCGGGCGGATCAGGGGAGCTGCGAGTCTGGCGGACTTCTGCCGGGGGCGGCTGCACACGGCCGGGTCGGTGGCGGCGGCCCTCGCGGCGGCTGCCGCGCTGGGGATCGACCCCGTCGCGCTGGACCGTGCCGCGGACGCCCGTACGCCCTCGCCCGCGCTGCGGGCCGCCGCGCGCAAGCTGGGACGGCAGCTGATGCGGGCTGCCCGGGCGACCTGGCCGTCCGCCGAACTGGACGCACTGGCCCGGGAGTTCCCCAAGGGGGCCCATCAGCCGGTGGTGCTCGGGCTGGCGGCGCGGGCGGCCGGACTCGGGCCGGTCGACGCGGCGTACTGCGCGGCGTACGAGAGCGTGAGCGGGCCGGCCACGGCGACGGTGCGGTTGCTGAGTCTGGATCCCTTCGACGCGACGGGGGTGCTGGCCCGGCTGGCGCCGGAGCTGGACCGCGTCGTGGACCGGGCGGTGGAGGCGGCGCGGAGGGTGGTCGACGAGGGGGTCGACGTGTTGCCGGCGGGGTCGGCGCCCTTGCTGGAGATCGGGGCGGAGGTACACGCGGGCTGGCCCGTGCGGCTGTTCGCCTCATAG
- a CDS encoding NAD(P)-dependent oxidoreductase: MEALARDGWEVTAASRGGGRDENWPGEVRTRRLDREDDAALGALIGDGCDLVVDIVAYGARHARQLTGLADRIGSAVVVSTVTVYQDGTGRGFDTMSEPGGFPQYPVPVREDQPTVPPGDATYSTGKAALERELIAAGDRLPTTLLRPAAIHGPHSPLPRELYFVKRNLDARRRRVLAYRGESRFHTSAARNIAELIRLAAARPGSRVLNACDPHPPTVAEIGSAVDAVMGVETETVLVDGAAPSPSVGSTPWSVELPVLFDMTAAERELGYRPVVSYSESLPETVGWLTRRLLGQDDWQKAFPTLARAYPDLFDYAAEDASFGA, translated from the coding sequence GTGGAGGCGCTGGCGCGGGACGGCTGGGAGGTGACGGCCGCGTCGCGCGGCGGGGGCCGGGACGAGAACTGGCCCGGCGAGGTTCGGACGCGGCGGCTGGATCGCGAGGACGACGCGGCGCTGGGCGCGCTGATCGGCGACGGCTGCGATCTCGTGGTCGACATCGTCGCCTACGGGGCCCGGCACGCACGGCAGTTGACCGGGCTGGCCGACCGCATCGGCTCGGCCGTGGTCGTGTCGACGGTGACGGTGTACCAGGACGGCACGGGCCGCGGCTTCGACACGATGAGCGAGCCGGGCGGTTTCCCGCAGTACCCCGTGCCCGTACGGGAGGACCAGCCGACGGTCCCGCCGGGTGACGCCACCTACAGCACCGGCAAGGCCGCCCTGGAGCGCGAACTCATCGCGGCGGGCGACCGATTGCCCACGACCCTGCTGCGCCCGGCCGCGATCCACGGTCCCCACAGCCCGCTCCCCCGCGAGCTGTACTTCGTGAAACGGAACCTGGACGCCCGGCGCAGGAGGGTGCTCGCCTACCGCGGTGAGAGCCGCTTCCACACGTCGGCCGCCCGCAACATCGCCGAACTGATCCGGCTGGCGGCCGCCCGGCCCGGCTCGCGGGTGCTCAACGCCTGTGATCCGCATCCGCCGACGGTGGCCGAGATCGGGTCTGCGGTGGACGCGGTGATGGGAGTGGAGACGGAGACCGTCCTGGTGGACGGGGCGGCACCCTCGCCGTCGGTCGGCAGCACGCCCTGGTCGGTGGAGCTGCCGGTGCTCTTCGACATGACCGCCGCGGAAAGGGAGTTGGGCTACCGGCCGGTCGTCTCCTACTCCGAGAGCCTGCCGGAGACGGTCGGCTGGCTCACCCGCCGGTTGCTCGGGCAGGACGACTGGCAGAAGGCGTTCCCGACGCTCGCGAGAGCCTACCCCGACCTGTTCGACTACGCGGCGGAGGACGCCTCGTTCGGGGCCTGA
- a CDS encoding urease subunit alpha: MPEISRAAYADLFGPTTGDRIRLADTDLLVEIEEDRSGGPGLAGDEAVFGGGKVIRESMGQARATRAEGTPDTVITGAVIIDHWGIVKADVGIRDGRITGIGKAGNPDTMDGVHPDLVIGPETEIIAGNGRILTAGAIDAHVHFICPQIADEALSSGITTLVGGGTGPAEGSKATTVTPGPWHLARMLEAMEAYPLNIGLLGKGNTVSHEAMLSQIRGGALGLKLHEDWGSTPAVIDASLTVAGQTGIQVAIHTDTLNEAGFVGDTLAAIAGRGIHAYHTEGAGGGHAPDIMTVVSESYVLPSSTNPTRPFTVNTAEEHLDMLMVCHHLNPAVPEDLAFAESRIRPSTIGAEDVLHDLGAISIISSDSQAMGRVGEVVMRTWQTAHVMKRRRGALPGDGRADNRRVRRYVAKYTINPALAQGLAREIGSVESGKLADLVLWEPAFFGVKPQLVIKSGQIAYAQMGDANASIPTPQPVLPRPMFGAIGRAPAANSVNFVAPLAVEDGLPERLGLGKRFVAIESTRGVTKADMRENDARPEVRVDPDSFAVHIDGELVEASAAAELPMAQRYFLF; this comes from the coding sequence ATGCCTGAGATCTCGCGTGCCGCGTACGCCGACCTGTTCGGCCCGACGACCGGTGACCGGATCCGGCTCGCCGACACCGATCTGCTGGTCGAGATCGAGGAGGATCGTTCCGGCGGGCCCGGGCTCGCCGGCGACGAGGCCGTGTTCGGCGGCGGCAAGGTCATCCGCGAGTCCATGGGCCAGGCGCGTGCCACCCGTGCGGAGGGTACGCCGGACACCGTCATCACCGGCGCGGTGATCATCGACCACTGGGGCATCGTCAAGGCCGACGTCGGCATCCGCGACGGGCGGATCACCGGGATCGGCAAGGCCGGCAACCCCGATACCATGGACGGCGTCCATCCGGACCTGGTCATCGGACCGGAGACCGAGATCATCGCCGGCAACGGGCGGATCCTCACGGCGGGCGCGATCGACGCCCATGTGCACTTCATCTGCCCGCAGATCGCCGACGAGGCGCTGTCCTCGGGCATCACGACCCTCGTCGGCGGCGGTACGGGCCCCGCCGAGGGCTCCAAGGCCACCACCGTGACCCCCGGTCCCTGGCATCTCGCGCGGATGCTGGAGGCCATGGAGGCCTACCCGCTCAACATCGGCCTGCTCGGCAAGGGCAACACCGTCTCCCACGAGGCGATGCTGTCGCAGATCCGGGGCGGCGCACTCGGCCTGAAGCTGCACGAGGACTGGGGCTCGACCCCGGCCGTCATCGACGCCTCGCTGACCGTCGCCGGGCAGACGGGCATCCAGGTCGCCATCCACACGGACACGCTCAACGAGGCCGGGTTCGTCGGCGACACGCTCGCCGCGATCGCCGGGCGGGGCATCCACGCGTACCACACCGAGGGCGCGGGCGGCGGGCACGCCCCGGACATCATGACCGTGGTCTCCGAGTCGTACGTGCTGCCGAGCTCCACGAATCCGACCCGGCCGTTCACCGTCAACACCGCCGAGGAACACCTCGACATGCTGATGGTGTGCCACCACCTCAACCCGGCCGTGCCGGAGGACCTGGCCTTCGCCGAGTCCCGCATCCGGCCCTCCACGATCGGCGCCGAGGACGTGTTGCACGACCTGGGCGCGATCTCGATCATCTCCTCCGACTCACAGGCCATGGGGCGGGTGGGCGAGGTCGTCATGAGGACCTGGCAGACCGCCCACGTGATGAAGCGGCGCCGGGGCGCGCTGCCCGGAGACGGCCGCGCCGACAACCGGCGGGTACGTCGCTACGTCGCCAAGTACACGATCAATCCGGCGCTGGCGCAGGGCCTGGCCCGGGAGATCGGTTCCGTCGAGAGCGGCAAGCTGGCCGACCTGGTGCTGTGGGAGCCGGCGTTCTTCGGCGTCAAGCCGCAGCTCGTGATCAAGAGCGGGCAGATCGCCTACGCGCAGATGGGCGACGCCAACGCCTCGATCCCCACGCCGCAGCCGGTCCTGCCGCGCCCGATGTTCGGGGCGATCGGACGGGCACCGGCCGCCAATTCCGTGAACTTCGTCGCCCCCCTGGCCGTCGAGGACGGGCTGCCCGAGCGGCTGGGCCTCGGGAAGCGGTTCGTGGCGATCGAGTCGACGCGCGGGGTCACCAAGGCCGACATGCGGGAGAACGACGCCCGGCCCGAGGTACGGGTCGACCCCGACAGCTTCGCCGTGCACATCGACGGGGAGCTGGTCGAGGCGTCTGCGGCGGCCGAACTGCCCATGGCCCAGCGATACTTCCTGTTCTGA
- a CDS encoding tyrosine-type recombinase/integrase — protein sequence MAIERAAAPENGGALRLPRARIVPLSAQPPSYDAAVERYLTGAGIAKSSARIYRISLTTWGWMLRGEPAPTGPARRGAKPAPFELAAIDDPELPPALAELAAARADEMDADTVNRELSIARKAIGWWQAQGWIEADPTIGIERRPAPPDRTKALSKPQITALWQLDASVREKTFWKLLYESAARADEILCLNIEELFPSDKRGRVVSKGGAIEWIHWQSGTAQLLPRLIAGRTHGPLFLTDRRAPARTPSLDICPATGRARLSYRRAEEIFEEGTRLLANPLASPDDLDELEGWTLHRLRHSALTHDAEDGTSTPMLLARSRHASVRSLERYARPGVDAVAQHVAEHDPAARRRR from the coding sequence GTGGCAATCGAACGGGCGGCCGCGCCGGAGAACGGGGGCGCATTACGGTTGCCGCGCGCCCGGATCGTGCCGCTGTCCGCCCAGCCCCCGTCATACGACGCTGCGGTCGAGCGGTACCTCACCGGCGCGGGCATCGCGAAGTCCTCCGCACGGATCTACCGCATCTCGCTCACCACCTGGGGATGGATGCTGCGCGGCGAACCGGCACCGACCGGGCCAGCCCGCCGCGGCGCCAAGCCCGCACCTTTCGAGCTAGCCGCGATCGACGACCCGGAACTGCCGCCGGCGCTCGCCGAACTCGCCGCGGCGCGGGCCGACGAGATGGACGCCGACACCGTCAACCGCGAACTGTCCATCGCGCGCAAGGCGATCGGCTGGTGGCAGGCCCAAGGGTGGATCGAGGCAGACCCCACGATCGGGATCGAGCGTCGCCCGGCGCCGCCGGACCGTACGAAAGCACTGTCCAAACCTCAGATCACCGCCCTATGGCAACTGGACGCGTCCGTACGGGAGAAGACGTTCTGGAAGCTCCTCTACGAGAGCGCGGCCAGAGCAGACGAGATCCTGTGCCTGAACATCGAAGAGCTGTTCCCCTCTGACAAGCGCGGACGCGTCGTCTCCAAAGGCGGCGCCATCGAATGGATCCACTGGCAGTCCGGCACCGCCCAGCTCCTGCCCCGCCTCATCGCCGGTCGCACCCACGGCCCGCTCTTCCTCACCGACCGCAGAGCCCCTGCCCGCACCCCGAGCCTGGACATCTGCCCGGCCACCGGCCGCGCGAGACTGTCCTACCGCCGCGCCGAGGAAATCTTCGAGGAGGGCACCCGCCTGCTGGCCAACCCTCTCGCCAGCCCCGACGACTTAGACGAACTGGAGGGCTGGACGCTCCACCGACTCCGCCACAGTGCGCTCACCCACGACGCGGAGGACGGCACGTCCACGCCCATGCTGCTGGCCCGCTCACGGCACGCGTCCGTGCGGTCCCTGGAACGGTATGCACGGCCCGGCGTCGACGCGGTCGCCCAGCACGTCGCCGAGCATGACCCAGCCGCCCGCCGCCGTAGGTGA